The Nycticebus coucang isolate mNycCou1 chromosome 5, mNycCou1.pri, whole genome shotgun sequence genome window below encodes:
- the LOC128586375 gene encoding L-lactate dehydrogenase A-like 6A, whose product MSWAVAVLRASWRVSWVGANFPCPGLAPRHRSLLRGPWLPATGAGMATVKSELLQNFTSEKPVLHNKVSIIGIGSVGVACAVGILLKGLTNELALVDMNEDKLKGETMDLQHGSCFMKMPNITCSKNYLITANSNVVIITAGARQEKGETRLNLVQRNVSIFKLMISSITQYSPLCKLIIVSNPVDILTYVAWKLSSFPKNRVIGSGCSLDTARFRFLIGQKLGIHSESCHGWVLGEHGDSSVPVWSRVNIAGVPLKDLNSDIGTDKDPEQWENIHKEVIASAYEIIKMKGYTNWGIGLSVADLTESILKNLRRTHPVSTIIKGLYGIDEEVFLSVPCILGANGIMDLIKIKLTPEEEARLKKSAKMLWEIQKDLKL is encoded by the coding sequence ATGAGCTGGGCTGTGGCGGTTCTACGGGCCAGCTGGAGAGTGAGCTGGGTGGGAGCGAATTTCCCATGCCCAGGGCTAGCCCCGAGGCACCGCTCCCTACTCAGGGGCCCGTGGCTCCCCGCCACTGGGGCCGGGATGGCGACTGTGAAGAGCGAACTGCTTCAGAATTTCACTTCAGAGAAGCCCGTTCTCCACAACAAGGTCTCCATTATAGGAATTGGGTCGGTGGGTGTGGCCTGTGCTGTCGGCATATTACTAAAAGGCTTGACTAATGAACTTGCCCTTGTAGATATGAATGAAGACAAACTGAAGGGTGAGACAATGGATCTTCAGCATGGCAGCTGTTTCATGAAAATGCCAAATATTACTTGCAGCAAAAATTACCTTATCACGGCCAATTCCAACGTAGTGATTATCACCGCAGGTGCACGCCAAGAAAAGGGAGAAACGCGCCTTAATTTAGTCCAGAGAAATGTGAGCATCTTCAAATTAATGATTTCCAGTATTACACAGTACAGCCCTCTCTGCAAACTGATTATTGTTTCCAACCCAGTGGATATCTTAACTTATGTAGCCTGGAAGTTGAGTTCTTTTCCAAAAAACCGTGTTATAGGAAGTGGCTGTAGTCTGGATACTGCTCGTTTTCGTTTTCTCATTGGGCAGAAGCTTGGCATCCACTCTGAAAGCTGTCATGGATGGGTCCTGGGAGAGCATGGGGACTCAAGTGTTCCTGTGTGGAGTAGAGTGAACATCGCTGGTGTCCCTTTAAAGGATCTGAACTCTGATATAGGAACTGATAAAGATCCTGAGCAATGGGAAAATATCCACAAAGAAGTGATTGCCAGTGCCTATGAGATTATTAAAATGAAAGGTTACACCAATTGGGGGATTGGCCTATCCGTAGCTGATTTAACAGAAAGTATTTTGAAGAATCTTAGGAGAACACATCCAGTTTCCACCATAATTAAGGGCCTGTATGGAATAGATGAAGAAGTATTCCTCAGTGTTCCTTGTATCCTGGGAGCAAATGGTATTATGGACCTTATAAAGATTAAGCTGACGCCTGAAGAGGAGGCCCGTCTAAAGAAGAGCGCTAAAATGCTTTGGGAAATTCAGAAGGACCTTAAGCTTTAA